A region from the Oceaniferula marina genome encodes:
- a CDS encoding aldo/keto reductase — MKQNRLGTSGIVVSEICMGTMTFGKQADKEMSFRILDQSIDAGIDFFDTAEVYPVPPTVEEAGRTESLLGEWMKGRDRNSIILASKVAGAAHGWFNPPVRGGKAALDRVHIRQAVEGSLRRLQTDYIDLYQVHWPDHGMRPEDTLEVLDELVQEGKVRTIGISNEDSYGLMKALWASDVSGFARYDTIQNNFSVIHRRCEDELAEVCRREQVSLLPYSPLAGGVVSGKYNDGQLPEGARFSAYLKNGAPRQRRMAERFVNPKSLETTARLVEIAKEADMDVVTLATAWSKQHDYVASTIVGVSHEDQLAPIFAAADLELSDEVLKKIDEVSAELLYPMGTLLGA; from the coding sequence ATGAAGCAGAACCGATTAGGCACCAGTGGTATTGTGGTCAGTGAGATTTGTATGGGAACCATGACCTTTGGTAAACAGGCGGATAAGGAGATGAGCTTCCGGATTCTCGATCAGTCGATCGATGCCGGGATTGATTTTTTTGATACCGCGGAAGTGTATCCGGTACCTCCGACGGTGGAGGAAGCTGGAAGAACCGAGAGCTTGCTCGGAGAGTGGATGAAAGGAAGGGACCGCAATAGTATCATCCTGGCGAGTAAGGTGGCGGGTGCTGCCCACGGATGGTTTAATCCCCCGGTCAGGGGTGGCAAGGCCGCTTTGGATCGTGTCCATATCCGACAGGCCGTGGAGGGGAGTTTGCGTCGTTTGCAGACGGATTATATTGATCTCTATCAGGTGCATTGGCCGGATCACGGGATGCGCCCCGAAGATACACTGGAGGTGTTGGACGAGCTGGTGCAGGAAGGAAAAGTGAGGACAATTGGGATCAGCAACGAGGACAGCTACGGGTTGATGAAGGCCTTGTGGGCCAGTGATGTGTCCGGTTTTGCCCGTTACGATACGATTCAGAATAATTTTTCGGTGATTCATCGTCGCTGCGAGGATGAATTGGCCGAGGTGTGTCGGCGTGAGCAAGTGAGTTTGTTGCCATACAGTCCACTGGCAGGAGGGGTGGTGAGTGGCAAGTACAACGATGGTCAGTTACCTGAGGGTGCTCGGTTCAGTGCATATTTGAAAAATGGGGCTCCGCGCCAACGTCGAATGGCAGAGCGGTTTGTGAATCCGAAGAGTCTGGAAACCACGGCCCGTTTGGTTGAGATTGCCAAGGAGGCAGATATGGATGTGGTGACCTTGGCTACGGCATGGAGTAAGCAGCATGACTATGTGGCCTCCACTATTGTCGGGGTTTCCCATGAAGATCAATTGGCTCCGATTTTTGCAGCCGCGGATCTTGAGTTGTCGGACGAGGTTCTGAAAAAAATTGATGAAGTCAGTGCTGAGCTACTCTATCCGATGGGAACCTTGCTAGGAGCATGA